A DNA window from Candidatus Eisenbacteria bacterium contains the following coding sequences:
- a CDS encoding elongation factor P, translating into MIATGDFKRGARILVDGEPYTIEDLTVQSPSARGAATLVKVRLRSIVAGTIADRTFKAGEKFEEPDVAIRPVQFLYHDGEGHHFMDRETYDQFTLDERVLGDTGPWLSDQLELTGVFFNGNAVGVNLPTFVEAEVDMVGGGSKGDTASGKNLKDATLTNGKNLKVPLFIESGEKVLVDTRTWEFARRAKA; encoded by the coding sequence ATGATCGCCACGGGAGACTTCAAACGCGGCGCGCGCATCCTGGTCGACGGGGAGCCCTACACGATCGAGGACCTGACGGTGCAGTCGCCGTCGGCGCGCGGGGCGGCGACGCTCGTGAAGGTGCGGCTGCGCAGCATCGTCGCCGGCACGATCGCCGACCGCACGTTCAAGGCGGGCGAGAAGTTCGAGGAGCCCGACGTGGCGATCCGTCCGGTGCAGTTCCTCTATCACGACGGCGAGGGGCACCACTTCATGGACCGCGAGACGTACGACCAGTTCACGCTCGACGAGAGGGTGCTGGGCGACACGGGGCCGTGGCTGAGCGATCAGCTCGAGCTGACGGGCGTGTTCTTCAACGGCAACGCGGTGGGCGTGAACCTGCCCACCTTCGTCGAGGCCGAGGTCGACATGGTGGGCGGCGGGTCGAAGGGTGACACGGCGTCGGGGAAGAATCTCAAGGACGCGACCCTGACGAACGGGAAGAACCTGAAGGTGCCGCTCTTCATCGAATCGGGCGAGAAGGTCCTGGTCGACACCCGCACCTGGGAATTCGCACGCCGGGCGAAGGCCTGA
- a CDS encoding metallophosphoesterase family protein, which yields MRTYIATGILATLISTANAAVVTRGPYLQTPSSTSMVVRWRTDTATSSRVAIGPSPGSLAQTTDDAAPTTEHVVSLGGLSPDTQYYYSIGSVLGAFVGDDADHYFRTSPPIGTAKPVRLWAIGDAGFVGGPFAGNIESVRDAFKAFNGGSSHTDMFVLLGDNAYLTGSDAQYQAAVFDTHHDMLLTTPVWSTIGNHERLTSFPLSQSGPYFDMFTFPKNAEAGGLASGTEAYYSYDYGNVHVVVLDSEDHSGDPYLTTMTTWLTADLQATNADWLIAVWHRPPYSKGLLHDSDVEGPEVNMRQFVVPILEQYGVDLVLCGHSHSYERSYFIDGHYGLSTTYDASVNQLDPGNGDPAGDGAYHKATVGLPSHAGAVYVVNGSGSEVRLPIGDHPAMFAKIGELGSLVVDIDGDTMTARFLNNGGVVSDQFRLIKGTACPATPATGCVAAPKAKVTLKTSQLPNKNRWSWRWKGGTVEAADIGTPTDQTDLAVCLYDATGALAGGQILHGAPEWSGLTNGLLYKNSAGARHGLQRIRIKFGSGDFAQVQAKAKGANVGNPATPVTGPLTAQLVNLDNGKCWGSVFPTFRTNVIGKVTAALP from the coding sequence ATGAGGACGTACATCGCAACCGGAATCCTGGCGACGCTGATCTCGACCGCGAACGCGGCCGTGGTGACGCGCGGGCCGTATCTGCAGACGCCGTCGTCGACCAGCATGGTCGTACGCTGGCGGACCGACACCGCGACCTCGAGTCGGGTGGCGATCGGCCCCTCGCCGGGCTCGCTCGCGCAGACGACCGACGACGCCGCGCCGACGACCGAGCACGTCGTCTCGCTCGGCGGGCTCTCGCCCGACACGCAGTACTACTACTCGATCGGCTCCGTCCTGGGGGCCTTCGTCGGCGACGACGCCGACCACTACTTCCGCACCTCGCCGCCCATCGGCACCGCGAAGCCGGTACGCCTGTGGGCGATCGGTGACGCCGGCTTCGTCGGCGGCCCGTTCGCCGGCAACATCGAGTCGGTGCGCGACGCCTTCAAGGCCTTCAACGGCGGCTCGAGCCACACCGACATGTTCGTGCTGCTCGGCGACAACGCGTACCTCACCGGCAGCGACGCGCAGTACCAGGCGGCGGTCTTCGACACGCATCACGACATGCTGCTCACGACGCCCGTGTGGTCGACCATCGGCAACCACGAGCGCCTGACGTCGTTCCCCCTGTCCCAGAGCGGCCCGTACTTCGACATGTTCACCTTCCCGAAGAACGCCGAGGCGGGCGGCCTCGCGTCGGGAACGGAAGCCTACTACTCCTACGACTACGGCAACGTGCACGTGGTCGTGCTCGACTCCGAGGACCACTCCGGGGATCCGTATCTCACCACCATGACCACGTGGCTCACGGCCGACCTGCAGGCGACGAACGCCGACTGGCTCATCGCGGTCTGGCACCGGCCGCCGTACAGCAAGGGGCTGCTGCACGACTCCGACGTCGAGGGCCCCGAGGTCAACATGCGCCAGTTCGTCGTGCCGATCCTCGAGCAGTACGGCGTCGACCTCGTGCTGTGCGGCCACAGCCACAGCTACGAGCGAAGCTACTTCATCGACGGCCACTACGGCCTGTCGACGACGTACGACGCGTCGGTGAACCAGCTCGATCCGGGCAACGGCGATCCCGCCGGCGACGGCGCGTACCACAAGGCCACGGTCGGGCTCCCGTCGCACGCCGGCGCCGTCTACGTCGTCAACGGCAGCGGCAGCGAGGTGCGGCTCCCCATCGGCGATCATCCGGCGATGTTCGCCAAGATCGGGGAGCTCGGATCGCTGGTCGTCGACATCGACGGCGACACGATGACGGCGCGGTTCCTCAACAACGGCGGCGTCGTCAGCGATCAGTTCCGGCTGATCAAGGGCACCGCGTGCCCGGCGACGCCGGCGACGGGTTGCGTCGCGGCGCCCAAGGCGAAGGTGACGCTCAAGACGAGTCAGCTCCCGAACAAGAACCGGTGGAGCTGGCGGTGGAAGGGCGGGACGGTCGAGGCCGCCGACATCGGCACGCCCACGGACCAGACCGACCTGGCCGTCTGTCTCTACGACGCGACCGGTGCGCTCGCGGGTGGCCAGATCCTCCACGGCGCCCCCGAGTGGTCGGGCCTCACCAACGGGCTCCTCTACAAGAACTCGGCCGGCGCGCGGCACGGCCTCCAGCGGATCCGCATCAAGTTCGGCTCGGGAGACTTCGCGCAGGTGCAGGCGAAGGCGAAGGGCGCCAACGTCGGCAACCCGGCGACGCCGGTCACCGGACCGCTCACCGCACAGCTCGTGAACCTGGACAACGGCAAGTGCTGGGGATCGGTGTTCCCGACCTTCCGCACCAACGTCATCGGCAAGGTGACCGCGGCGCTTCCGTGA
- a CDS encoding tetratricopeptide repeat protein, with translation MKALVAPALAVCLGVLAPDPAQGHAGIDTFERASADEVAKRPKDPAAHLDRAKVHQIAGEWDAALAEVEAAADLGTDPDVVGHVRGEILLDAGWPRTAKVEFDRVLARTPAAFGTLFDRGRAWLALGNAEEAAKDFGRVVAGVAEPRPEQVIAQRDALVSLGRREDAVAALDAGIARIGHVPSLELAAVDLEVGLRRFESALRRLDGLLAKTPSNPAWIARRGEILADAGRGDDARREYAKALALIDARPAGRGPKPFDDLRRQIETALAQRQTR, from the coding sequence ATGAAGGCGCTCGTCGCCCCGGCGCTCGCCGTGTGCCTGGGGGTCCTGGCGCCCGATCCCGCCCAGGGGCACGCCGGCATCGACACCTTCGAGCGCGCCTCGGCCGACGAGGTCGCGAAGCGCCCGAAGGATCCCGCGGCGCACCTCGATCGCGCCAAGGTGCACCAGATCGCGGGCGAATGGGACGCGGCGCTCGCCGAGGTCGAGGCGGCGGCCGATCTCGGCACCGATCCCGACGTCGTCGGCCACGTGCGCGGCGAGATCCTGCTGGACGCGGGCTGGCCGCGCACGGCCAAGGTGGAGTTCGACCGCGTGCTGGCACGGACGCCGGCGGCGTTCGGGACGCTCTTCGATCGGGGTCGCGCCTGGCTCGCGCTCGGGAACGCCGAGGAGGCCGCGAAGGATTTCGGCCGGGTTGTCGCGGGCGTGGCGGAGCCGCGCCCCGAGCAGGTGATCGCGCAGCGCGACGCGCTGGTGTCGCTCGGCCGCCGCGAGGACGCCGTCGCCGCACTCGACGCCGGGATCGCCCGCATCGGGCACGTGCCGTCGCTCGAGCTCGCCGCCGTCGATCTCGAGGTCGGGCTCCGGCGCTTCGAGAGCGCCCTGCGCCGGCTGGACGGGCTCCTCGCGAAGACGCCGTCGAATCCCGCGTGGATCGCTCGCCGTGGCGAGATCCTGGCCGACGCGGGCCGCGGCGACGACGCGCGCCGCGAGTACGCGAAGGCGCTGGCGCTCATCGACGCGCGTCCGGCCGGTCGCGGACCGAAGCCGTTCGACGATCTGCGGCGCCAGATCGAGACCGCCCTGGCGCAGCGGCAGACGAGGTAG
- a CDS encoding MFS transporter — MKRAATRRNAPIFHGWWIVVAAFVAQAVNVGLLFYSWGVFTAPLAEEFGGRGRVAGAYSAMQIACALYGLAVGRIVDRRGAREVQILGAVVFASGYLLLSRAAALPWLYLCMAGPIALGSTCVGALPSNSAVARWFVRKRGRALGFATAGISAGGIVFAPASQYLIDHVGWRTAYVVLGLSVIVLVLPPVLLFMRRDPADMGLEPDGEPAAAEGDREARLAYAERELARSVRPEVAMRQSSFWLLAAAFGITMTGLASLLLNQVSLLVDRGMPATHASWVLGATAAMGVVGKLGFGALLDRFDQRRVAAACFVLQALGVLILWQTRSMPALVCYVILYGYAMGGNATLQASLVAEAFGRLHYGAIFSRLTPFVVLSQAMGIPAMGYLRDHTGSYGPGLAVIVASSLIAVWLVLRVRLVRA; from the coding sequence GTGAAACGCGCTGCGACACGGCGGAACGCGCCCATCTTCCACGGGTGGTGGATCGTCGTGGCGGCGTTCGTGGCCCAGGCCGTCAACGTCGGGCTCCTCTTCTACTCGTGGGGCGTGTTCACGGCGCCGCTCGCCGAGGAGTTCGGCGGGCGCGGGCGGGTCGCGGGGGCGTACTCGGCGATGCAGATCGCGTGCGCGCTCTACGGGCTCGCCGTCGGTCGCATCGTCGACCGGCGCGGCGCACGCGAGGTGCAGATCCTCGGTGCCGTCGTGTTCGCGAGCGGCTACCTCCTGCTGTCGCGCGCCGCGGCGCTTCCCTGGCTCTACCTCTGCATGGCGGGCCCGATCGCCCTCGGCTCGACGTGCGTCGGCGCGCTGCCGTCGAACAGCGCCGTGGCGCGATGGTTCGTCCGCAAGCGGGGTCGCGCGCTCGGGTTCGCCACCGCCGGGATCTCGGCGGGCGGCATCGTGTTCGCGCCGGCGTCGCAGTACCTGATCGACCACGTCGGCTGGCGGACCGCATACGTCGTGCTCGGGCTCTCGGTCATCGTGCTCGTGCTGCCGCCCGTGCTGCTCTTCATGCGTCGCGATCCCGCCGACATGGGGCTCGAGCCCGACGGCGAGCCCGCGGCCGCCGAGGGCGACCGCGAGGCGCGCCTCGCGTACGCGGAGCGCGAGCTCGCGCGCTCGGTGCGTCCCGAGGTCGCCATGCGCCAGTCGAGCTTCTGGCTTCTCGCCGCCGCGTTCGGGATCACGATGACGGGGCTGGCGAGCCTGCTCTTGAACCAGGTCTCGCTGCTCGTCGATCGCGGCATGCCGGCGACGCACGCGTCGTGGGTGCTCGGCGCGACGGCGGCGATGGGCGTCGTCGGGAAGCTCGGGTTCGGGGCGCTCCTCGATCGCTTCGATCAGCGGCGCGTCGCCGCCGCGTGCTTCGTCCTGCAGGCGCTCGGCGTGCTGATCCTCTGGCAGACGCGCTCGATGCCGGCGCTCGTGTGCTACGTCATCCTCTATGGGTACGCGATGGGCGGGAACGCGACGCTCCAGGCGAGCCTCGTCGCCGAAGCGTTCGGGCGCCTGCACTACGGCGCGATCTTCAGTCGGTTGACGCCGTTCGTGGTGCTGTCGCAGGCGATGGGCATTCCGGCCATGGGCTACCTGCGCGATCACACGGGGAGCTACGGGCCCGGCCTGGCGGTGATCGTTGCTTCCTCACTGATCGCCGTCTGGCTCGTGCTCCGCGTGCGCCTCGTTCGGGCCTGA